AACTGTGAAGGCGCAAAGGAAAATCTTTTGACATTTTATAATTCGACTAGACAGACAGCAAAGGAAAAAGACATTTATTTGCAAATGGCGTGGAAAGACGATATTAATGCAATGAACCATCTAGGAATGATTTTCGGAAATGAAGGAAATTTTAAGGAATCGGAGAAATGGTTTTTAAAGGCTGCGGCGCTTGGAGATAAACATGCGAAAAGTAATTTGGAAATATTGAAAAACAGCTTGAAAAAATCAAATTGACAATAATAAAAAAATTTTATGGATTAAGAAGAAAAATTTGACTAATTTGATTATATATGGTAACATAAAATTAAGATAATTAAATATAAAATAAATAAATTGGAGGAATTAGAATGGGATTATTTGATTTATTCAAAAAAGGGAACAAAGGTGAAGAAGTGAAACAGGAATTTGAGGGAAAAGTAATAGCTCCTATTTCAGGAAACTTATTACCTTTATCAGAAGTGCCTGATGAAGTTTTTGCTCAAAAAATGGTAGGAGATGGAATTGCTATCGAACCAACTGCATCAGGTGTAATGTTAGCGCCAGCTTCTGGAAGAGTAGAAAAAATCTTTGATACTAATCATGCTTTCAGTATAGTAACGCCTTCTGGAATCGAAATTTTTGTTCACTTTGGAATGGA
This is a stretch of genomic DNA from Leptotrichia hofstadii. It encodes these proteins:
- a CDS encoding PTS sugar transporter subunit IIA — protein: MGLFDLFKKGNKGEEVKQEFEGKVIAPISGNLLPLSEVPDEVFAQKMVGDGIAIEPTASGVMLAPASGRVEKIFDTNHAFSIVTPSGIEIFVHFGMDTVQLEGKGFERIAEEGAVVKVGDPLIKYDYDFLKANAKSIITPVIISNYESYSALNPLESGSAVAGETAVLNVEK